From a region of the Impatiens glandulifera chromosome 4, dImpGla2.1, whole genome shotgun sequence genome:
- the LOC124933786 gene encoding abscisic-aldehyde oxidase-like gives MCMSLFSSLLNADSSPHEDDDPPPSGFSNLTASEAEMSISSNLCRCTGYRPIADACKSFASDVDMEDLGLNSFWIKGDSSNPKADKLPFYDRDNQINVFPQFLKNELGVLKRQSWYTPTSLSELQVTLISILAEKDERVKLVVGNTGMGYYKEIVPFHNYIDLRYIPELSVIRMDQNGIEIGAAVTIYEAISALKRENEAMGEGESVFVKIANHMEKVATRFVRNSASIGGNLVMAQRKHFPSDIATILLGAGSTVNIQMDSKFVTVSLEEFLAWPPLDFGSVLLSVRIPHTKIGNEVFFETYRVSPRPLGNALAYINAAFLAEVSRSETTNGVTINNIRLAFGAYGVEHAIRVRNIEEFLVGKKSLQLEDLLEAVIMLRGSIIPEVGTTHAAYRRSLAVSYLFDFLYPLINAGDDFEKTININEDPGLLLSGSQVVETSKEYYPVGEPIVKTGATIQASGEAVYVDDIPSPPSCLHAAFIYSTEPLARVKGVKTISEFLPVDVITFQDIPIGGENVGVKTDFGLEPLFADELTRAAGQPLALVVSDTQKHANMAASSAMVDYDFENLEAPILTVEDAVERSSFFDVPPNIYPKQIGDFSKGMGEADHKILHAEIRLPSQYYFYMETNCALAIPDEDNCMVVYSSDQAPEYLHSVIAICLGVPEHNVRVITRRLGGGFGGKAIRSMPVSTACALAAFKLRRPVRIYVNRKTDMIMIGGRHPMKITYCVGFKSNGKITALHLDILINAGITIDISPLIPRYIMGPLREYNWGALSFDMKVCKTNLSSKSTMRAPGDLQGSFIAETVIEHVASALSIEVDDVRKKNMHTFDSLRNFYGVTAGEIHEYTLPFIYDKLVVTSHLDERIEMIKEFNGNNTWRKRAISLVPIIYEVTVSPIPGKVSILQDGSIVVEVGGIEMGQGLWTKVKQMTAFALSSNLSNADDDDENLLDKIRVIQTDSLSLVQSGFTAGSTTSESSCAAVKLCCDILVERLMPIKNRLWEQTGSVKWEALITAGHLESVNFAANAYYVPVAGTGDYLNYGAAVSEVEINLLTGETRILQSDMIYDCGQSLNPAVDLGQIEGAFVQGIGFYLREEYLTNSEGLVISDSTWTYKIPSIDTIPKRFNVEILHSNHHKNRVLSSKASGEPPLLLAASVHFATKAAIKEARKQLSSWRQRTDSSYFHLPVPALMPVVKELCGLDNVESYLENQISRV, from the exons ATGTGCATGTCGCTTTTCTCCTCCCTTCTCAATGCAGACAGCAGTCCTCATGAGGATGATGATCCTCCTCCTTCGGGATTTTCTAACCTCACTGCTTCAGAAGCGGAAATGTCTATCTCTAGTAATCTCTGTCGTTGTACTGGTTATAGACCTATAGCTGATGCCTGTAAATCATTTGCTTCTGATGTTGATATGGAAGATTTAGGTCTTAATTCCTTTTGGATAAAGGGAGATAGTAGTAACCCGAAAGCTGATAAACTACCATTTTATGACAGAGATAATCAGATTAACGTTTTCCCTCAGTTCTTGAAGAATGAATTGGGGGTTTTAAAGAGACAATCTTGGTACACACCAACTAGTTTGTCGGAACTTCAGGTTACATTGATATCCATCTTGGCTGAAAAAGATGAAAGAGTGAAATTAGTTGTGGGGAATACTGGAATGGGTTATTACAAGGAAATTGTCCCATTTCATAACTATATTGATCTGAGGTATATACCCGAGCTTTCTGTAATCAGAATGGATCAAAATGGGATTGAAATTGGAGCTGCTGTAACAATTTATGAAGCTATTTCAGCTCTTAAGAGGGAAAACGAAGCAATGGGAGAAGGCGAATCGGTGTTTGTAAAGATCGCGAACCACATGGAGAAAGTTGCTACTAGGTTTGTCCGAAACTCGGCTAGTATTGGTGGGAATTTGGTAATGGCTCAAAGAAAACATTTTCCTTCAGATATCGCCACCATACTTCTCGGAGCCGGATCAACAGTGAACATACAGATGGATTCTAAATTCGTGACAGTTTCTTTGGAAGAATTCCTGGCATGGCCTCCATTAGACTTTGGGAGTGTGCTTTTGAGTGTTCGAATCCCGCATACTAAAATTGGAAACGAAGTCTTTTTCGAAACCTATCGGGTATCGCCACGGCCATTGGGAAATGCATTGGCATATATCAATGCCGCATTCTTAGCTGAAGTTTCTCGTTCTGAAACCACTAATGGAGtaactataaataatattcGATTGGCTTTCGGGGCTTATGGAGTTGAACACGCTATAAGGGTTAGAAACATTGAGGAGTTTTTAGTTGGGAAGAAGTCTTTACAACTAGAAGATCTATTGGAAGCTGTTATAATGCTGAGAGGTAGTATTATTCCTGAAGTCGGTACTACACATGCTGCTTACAGGCGCAGCCTTGCTGTTAGCTATCTTTTTGACTTCCTTTATCCATTAATTAATGCTGGTGATGATTTCGAGAAGACAATCAACATTAATGAAGATCCAGGATTGCTTTTATCTGGAAGCCAGGTGGTGGAAACGAGTAAGGAATATTATCCTGTAGGGGAGCCTATTGTAAAAACTGGAGCTACCATCCAAGCATCTG GTGAAGCTgtctatgttgatgacataCCTTCCCCACCAAGCTGCCTTCATGCTGCATTTATTTATAGCACAGAGCCTTTAGCACGAGTGAAGGGTGTCAAAACTATTTCTGAGTTTCTACCTGTGGATGTTATTACCTTCCAAGATATACCAATTGGTGGGGAGAATGTAGGAGTGAAGACTGATTTTGGTTTGGAGCCATTATTTGCAGATGAACTCACTAGGGCTGCTGGGCAACCTCTTGCACTTGTG GTGTCAGACACACAGAAGCATGCTAATATGGCAGCCAGCAGTGCGATGGTTGATTATGACTTTGAGAATCTTGAGGCTCCAATTCTAACAGTTGAAGATGCAGTTGAGAGGTCTAGCTTTTTTGATGTTCCGCCAAATATATATCCAAAGCAGATCGGTGACTTCTCGAAAGGAATGGGTGAAGCTGATCATAAAATTCTCCATGCTGAG ATTAGACTCCCTTCTCAATACTATTTCTACATGGAAACAAATTGTGCACTTGCTATCCCAGATGAAGACAACTGTATGGTCGTCTACAGTTCTGATCAGGCTCCAGAgtatttacattctgtcattgCAATTTGCTTGGGTGTTCCTGAGCATAATGTCCGTGTGATTACAAGAAGACTTGGAGGCGGCTTTGGTGGAAAGGCTATAAGATCTATGCCT gtatcTACTGCATGTGCACTTGCTGCATTCAAATTACGGCGCCCTGTCAGAATATATGTCAACCGAAAAACCGACATGATAATGATAGGAGGGAGACATCCTATGAAGATTACATACTGTGTCGGATTCAAATCCAATGGGAAGATCACTGCCCTTCATCTTGACATATTAATTAATGCAGGGATCACTATAGATATAAGCCCCCTTATTCCACGCTACATTATGGGTCCACTTAGAGAATATAATTGGGGTGCTTTATCATTTGATATGAAGGTTTGCAAGACAAATCTTTCGTCCAAATCGACAATGCGGGCCCCGGGGGATCTCCAAGGATCGTTTATTGCTGAAACCGTGATAGAACACGTGGCATCTGCTCTTTCCATTGAAGTTGATGACGTGAGGAAGAAAAACATGCACACTTTCGATAGTCTTCGTAATTTCTATGGGGTTACTGCAGGTGAGATTCATGAATACACTTTGCCCTTCATATACGATAAATTGGTGGTTACTTCACATCTGGACGAAAGGATCGAAATGATAAAGGAGTTCAATGGGAATAATACTTGGAGGAAGCGGGCTATCTCTCTAGTGCCTATAATCTATGAGGTTACTGTGAGCCCAATCCCCGGGAAAGTTAGTATCCTACAGGACGGTTCTATCGTTGTAGAAGTTGGAGGGATTGAAATGGGTCAAGGGCTTTGGACAAAAGTAAAGCAAATGACTGCATTTGCCCTTAGTTCAAACCTATCTAAtgcagatgatgatgatgaaaaccTCTTGGATAAAATACGAGTCATACAAACGGATTCTCTGAGTCTTGTACAAAGCGGTTTTACAGCTGGGAGTACTACATCGGAGTCGAGCTGTGCTGCCGTGAAACTTTGTTGCGATATTTTGGTGGAAAGACTGATGCCGATTAAGAACAGATTATGGGAACAAACGGGTTCTGTGAAATGGGAGGCGTTGATTACTGCG GGACATCTTGAATCAGTGAACTTTGCAGCAAATGCTTACTATGTGCCTGTTGCTGGAACTGGTGACTACCTTAATTATGGCGCTGCTGTGAGTGAG GTGGAAATAAACCTATTGACAGGAGAAACAAGAATTCTTCAATCTGATATGATTTATGACTGCGGACAAAGCTTGAATCCAGCCGTTGATTTGGGACAG ATCGAAGGCGCGTTTGTACAAGGAATTGGCTTCTACTTGCGCGAAGAATATTTAACGAATTCAGAAGGTTTGGTTATTTCAGACAGCACCTGGACCTATAAGATCCCATCAATCGACACCATTCCAAAACGGTTCAATGTTGAGATCCTACACAGCAATCATCATAAAAACCGTGTTCTCTCTTCTAAAg CTTCTGGAGAGCCACCTCTACTTCTAGCAGCATCAGTTCATTTCGCAACAAAGGCTGCCATTAAAGAAGCCAGAAAACAGTTATCGTCTTGGAGGCAAAGAACAGATTCCTCGTATTTTCACTTGCCAGTTCCTGCCTTGATGCCGGTTGTTAAGGAACTATGTGGGCTCGACAATGTCGAATCCTACTTAGAAAATCAGATTTCCCGAGTCTGA
- the LOC124934651 gene encoding putative F-box protein At1g67623 yields MENSTIIKGEDIYNRDESSIMTNMLSLPNDLVIDILASLSASSHSDFLRAKTVCKTLNELGDNDFIYQIMSLKGIELVPWNKDKQQILLERCIQCHNSEAFYRQGMVDYFSDKGTSVDYLQKAANYGHAGALYVIGIISLFGDTESNKKGIEILNQNNLKGILWKCRKEMVLFIYMLWTNIPTIMNKDVVCCLNHNNYQKKWRFTWPVDDGDDNVECKACKCDRELDYLMSSLGIDR; encoded by the exons ATGGAGAATTCAACAATCATAAAGGGAGAAGATATCTACAATAGAGATGAATCATCGATTATGACCAACATGCTTTCCCTCCCAAATGATTTGGTGATCGACATCTTAGCTTCTCTATCTGCATCATCTCATTCTGATTTTCTTAGGGCAAAAACCGT CTGCAAGACCTTGAACGAATTAGGCGACaatgattttatatatcaaatcaTGTCTTTAAAAGGTATAGAGTTAGTTCCGTGGAACAAAGATAAACAACAAATTCTATTAGAACGATGCATACAATGTCATAATTCAGAAGCCTTTTATAGACAAGGAATG GTGGACTATTTTAGCGACAAAGGTACTAGTGTGGATTATTTACAAAAGGCGGCAAATTATGGACATGCGGGAGCACTCTATGTAATTGGAATTATCTCTCTTTTTGGAGATacagaatcaaataaaaaagggATTGAAATTCTAAACCAAAATAATCTTAAAGGAATATTATGGAAGTGTCGTAAAGAGATGGTTCTTTTCATATACATGTTATGGACGAATATCCCGACAATCATGAATAAAGATGTGGTTTGTTGTTTAAATCACAACAACTATCAAAAGAAGTGGAGATTTACGTGGCCAGTTGACGATGGTGATGATAATGTAGAATGCAAGGCATGCAAATGCGACAGGGAGCTTGATTATTTAATGTCTTCTCTTGGAATTGATCGTTGA